The following are encoded together in the Thunnus maccoyii chromosome 18, fThuMac1.1, whole genome shotgun sequence genome:
- the pglyrp6 gene encoding peptidoglycan recognition protein 6 isoform X2, translating into MDKGCWKQTLALLVVLASTYTEASFSWHMDDFIKAVKQVEDGSPGLKPVAVLKSLRRAAGLNDAFIQHFLGDANSGGPEFDASLSNYISKALRHRVTEGAREEGVVLTSDGTTVALRPLLLGIEAGFLSTGRGHVRGLHPLTLAKDLCHAFRHSTPLTQSLGPDGCWDSVTSPQVFTLLDSPSPLTTAQVNGGMDGFVLGMELSVKSRRPLKLSSLLTAYYCHHLENDGLDTAPQLISRRRRENFRGLVVPPVLARQAVKSVDLQGRLKGRPKMDVKEKKQLRAVVKEGMKEFVHKYMDCPPIIPRCMWGAEPYRGTPTNLTLPLSFMYIHHTHTPSQPCLTFQQCSADMRSMQRFHQEDRGWDDIGYSFVAGSDGHIYEGRGWHWRGAHTLAHNSKGFGVSFIGDYMTRLPSQHAMGLVRDQLASCAVGGGRLEANFIVHGHRQVVNTTCPGDALYNEIRGWEHFGEVKKSK; encoded by the exons ATGGATAAAGGCTGCTGGAAACAGACGCTGGCTCTTCTTGTGGTGTTGGCCAGCACATACACAGAGG CTTCATTTTCCTGGCACATGGATGACTTCATCAAGGCGGTAAAGCAGGTGGAAGATGGGAGCCCTGGGTTGAAGCCAGTAGCTGTGTTGAAGAGTCTGCGCAGGGCAGCTGGCCTTAATGATGCATTCATTCAGCACTTCCTTGGTGATGCAAACTCTGGTGGTCCTGAATTTGATGCTAGCCTCTCAAATTACATCAGCAAGGCCTTGCGTCACAGGGTGACTGAAGGTGCCAGAGAAGAAGGTGTGGTTCTGACTTCTGATGGCACCACTGTTGCCCTCAGACCGCTCCTCCTGGGCATCGAGGCTGGTTTCCTCTCCACAGGTCGAGGGCATGTTCGGGGCCTGCACCCGCTCACTCTGGCTAAAGACCTCTGCCATGCTTTCAGGCACAGCACTCCTCTCACCCAGAGTCTGGGACCTGATGGCTGCTGGGACAGCGTAACCTCTCCTCAGGTGTTCACCCTCTTGGACAGCCCTTCTCCGCTCACCACCGCTCAGGTCAACGGTGGCATGGATGGTTTTGTTCTAGGGATGGAGTTGTCTGTTAAATCCAGACGTCCCCTCAAGCTCAGCAGTCTGCTGACAGCGTACTACTGCCACCACCTGGAGAATGATGGACTGGACACTGCCCCGCAACTCATCAGCCGACGTCGCAGGGAGAACTTCAGAGGGCTGGTCGTCCCTCCGGTGCTGGCAAGACAGGCGGTGAAATCAGTAGACCTGCAGGGAAGACTGAAGGGGCGCCCAAAGATGGATGTGAAGGAGAAGAAGCAGTTGAGGGCTGTGGTGAAAGAGGGAATGAAAGAGTTTGTCCATAAATACATGG ATTGCCCACCCATCATACCACGGTGTATGTGGGGTGCAGAGCCGTACAGAGGAACACCCACCAACCTgacacttcctctctctttcatgtACATccaccacactcacacaccgagCCAGCCCTGCCTGACCTTCCAGCAGTGCTCTGCAGACATGCGCTCCATGCAGCGCTTCCACCAGGAAGACAGAGGCTGGGACGACATAGGATACAG CTTCGTTGCTGGTTCTGACGGGCACATCTACGAGGGCCGAGGCTGGCACTGGAGAGGAGCTCACACCCTCGCACACAACTCCAAAGGCTTTGGTGTCTCCTTCATTGGAGACTACATGACTAGACTGCCCTCCCAGCATGCCATGGGGCTGGTGAGAGATCAGCTGGCATCCTGCGCTGTTGGTGGAGGTCGACTGGAAGCCAACTTCATCGTGCATGGGCACAGACAGGTGGTGAACACTACCTGTCCTGGAGATGCTCTCTATAATGAGATCAGAGGCTGGGAACACTTCGGG gAGGTCAAGAAATCAAAATGA
- the pglyrp6 gene encoding peptidoglycan recognition protein 6 isoform X1 — MDKGCWKQTLALLVVLASTYTEASFSWHMDDFIKAVKQVEDGSPGLKPVAVLKSLRRAAGLNDAFIQHFLGDANSGGPEFDASLSNYISKALRHRVTEGAREEGVVLTSDGTTVALRPLLLGIEAGFLSTGRGHVRGLHPLTLAKDLCHAFRHSTPLTQSLGPDGCWDSVTSPQVFTLLDSPSPLTTAQVNGGMDGFVLGMELSVKSRRPLKLSSLLTAYYCHHLENDGLDTAPQLISRRRRENFRGLVVPPVLARQAVKSVDLQGRLKGRPKMDVKEKKQLRAVVKEGMKEFVHKYMDCPPIIPRCMWGAEPYRGTPTNLTLPLSFMYIHHTHTPSQPCLTFQQCSADMRSMQRFHQEDRGWDDIGYSFVAGSDGHIYEGRGWHWRGAHTLAHNSKGFGVSFIGDYMTRLPSQHAMGLVRDQLASCAVGGGRLEANFIVHGHRQVVNTTCPGDALYNEIRGWEHFGVRSTDIIDKKCYMFLEKNK, encoded by the exons ATGGATAAAGGCTGCTGGAAACAGACGCTGGCTCTTCTTGTGGTGTTGGCCAGCACATACACAGAGG CTTCATTTTCCTGGCACATGGATGACTTCATCAAGGCGGTAAAGCAGGTGGAAGATGGGAGCCCTGGGTTGAAGCCAGTAGCTGTGTTGAAGAGTCTGCGCAGGGCAGCTGGCCTTAATGATGCATTCATTCAGCACTTCCTTGGTGATGCAAACTCTGGTGGTCCTGAATTTGATGCTAGCCTCTCAAATTACATCAGCAAGGCCTTGCGTCACAGGGTGACTGAAGGTGCCAGAGAAGAAGGTGTGGTTCTGACTTCTGATGGCACCACTGTTGCCCTCAGACCGCTCCTCCTGGGCATCGAGGCTGGTTTCCTCTCCACAGGTCGAGGGCATGTTCGGGGCCTGCACCCGCTCACTCTGGCTAAAGACCTCTGCCATGCTTTCAGGCACAGCACTCCTCTCACCCAGAGTCTGGGACCTGATGGCTGCTGGGACAGCGTAACCTCTCCTCAGGTGTTCACCCTCTTGGACAGCCCTTCTCCGCTCACCACCGCTCAGGTCAACGGTGGCATGGATGGTTTTGTTCTAGGGATGGAGTTGTCTGTTAAATCCAGACGTCCCCTCAAGCTCAGCAGTCTGCTGACAGCGTACTACTGCCACCACCTGGAGAATGATGGACTGGACACTGCCCCGCAACTCATCAGCCGACGTCGCAGGGAGAACTTCAGAGGGCTGGTCGTCCCTCCGGTGCTGGCAAGACAGGCGGTGAAATCAGTAGACCTGCAGGGAAGACTGAAGGGGCGCCCAAAGATGGATGTGAAGGAGAAGAAGCAGTTGAGGGCTGTGGTGAAAGAGGGAATGAAAGAGTTTGTCCATAAATACATGG ATTGCCCACCCATCATACCACGGTGTATGTGGGGTGCAGAGCCGTACAGAGGAACACCCACCAACCTgacacttcctctctctttcatgtACATccaccacactcacacaccgagCCAGCCCTGCCTGACCTTCCAGCAGTGCTCTGCAGACATGCGCTCCATGCAGCGCTTCCACCAGGAAGACAGAGGCTGGGACGACATAGGATACAG CTTCGTTGCTGGTTCTGACGGGCACATCTACGAGGGCCGAGGCTGGCACTGGAGAGGAGCTCACACCCTCGCACACAACTCCAAAGGCTTTGGTGTCTCCTTCATTGGAGACTACATGACTAGACTGCCCTCCCAGCATGCCATGGGGCTGGTGAGAGATCAGCTGGCATCCTGCGCTGTTGGTGGAGGTCGACTGGAAGCCAACTTCATCGTGCATGGGCACAGACAGGTGGTGAACACTACCTGTCCTGGAGATGCTCTCTATAATGAGATCAGAGGCTGGGAACACTTCGGGGTACGTAGTACTGACATCATTGACAAAAAGTGCTATATGTTCTTAGAAAAGAACAAATGA